The following proteins are encoded in a genomic region of Arachis ipaensis cultivar K30076 chromosome B02, Araip1.1, whole genome shotgun sequence:
- the LOC107625835 gene encoding uncharacterized protein LOC107625835 (The sequence of the model RefSeq protein was modified relative to this genomic sequence to represent the inferred CDS: added 29 bases not found in genome assembly), translated as MESTSNTNTNTNNKESSSSSSGRVRLSEVVADCVKRWFRDTMKEAKAGDVSMQVLLGQMYCSGYGVPKDPQKGRVWLTRASKTRSSVWKVGDKRPGYNASDSDSDEMEDS; from the exons CACCAACAACAAAgagagtagtagtagtagtagtgggAGGGTTCGGTTGTCAGAGGTGGTGGCAGATTGTGTTAAGAGGTGGTTTAGGGATACAATGAAGGAAGCTAAAGCTGGAGATGTTAGCATGCAGGTCTTGCTTGGTCAGATGTACTGTAGTGGTTATGGTGTTCCCAAAGATCCCCAAAAG GGAAGAGTTTGGCTGACCAGAGCATCAAAGACTCGTTCGTCGGTTTGGAAAGTTGGTGATAAGCGTCCAG GTTACAATGCTAGTGACTCTGATTCTGATGAAATGGAGGATTCTTAA